A window of Primulina tabacum isolate GXHZ01 chromosome 4, ASM2559414v2, whole genome shotgun sequence contains these coding sequences:
- the LOC142541562 gene encoding uncharacterized protein LOC142541562: protein MALETLPEMFSQFKVSYNMNKLNMSLTELMKELQNAESVLKTKTGDAFVVASVGPSYSKPKGKNGNKRKKPNKKGPQQNEKKVKVDGKPKGKCFHCGEKAHWKRNCQGYLASKKQASGVPSNQKPQ, encoded by the exons ATGGCACTTGAGACTCTCCCTGAGATGTTCTCACAGTTTAAAGTTAGCTATAACATGAATAAGCTAAATATGTCCCTGACTGAGCTGATGAAGGAACTCCAAAATGCTGAAAGTGTTCTTAAGACTAAAACTGGTGATGCATTTGTTGTTGCTTCTGTTGGGCCATCTTATTCCAAGCCGAAAGGTAAAAATGGGAATAAAAGGAAGAAGCCCAACAAGAAGGGTCCACAACAAAATGAGAAGAAGGTCAAGGTAGATGGCAAGCCTAAGGGAAAATGTTTCCATTGTGGAGAGAAGGCTCATTGGAAAAGAAACTGCCAAGGATATCTAGCTTCCAAGAAGCAGGCTAGTG GGGTTCCAAGTAACCAGAAGCCTCAATGA
- the LOC142541861 gene encoding putative mitochondrial protein AtMg00300 — protein MVVDIILNKALICKGHLNNDLYVLKQDDSSLHHIESNKRIKLSPTNETYLWHLRLGHINLNRIQRLVKDGPLSNLKVESLPVCESCLEGKMTKRSFKSKGHRANEVLELVHTDVCGPISVQARGGFEYFITFTDDYCRGL, from the coding sequence ATGGTGGTTGATATTATCTTGAATAAAGCCCTTATTTGCAAGGGACATTTGAATAACGATTTGTATGTCTTAAAACAAGATGACAGCTCTTTGCATCATATTGAATCCAACAAACGAATTAAATTGTCTCccactaatgaaacttatttgTGGCACTTGAGACTTGGTCATATCAACCTTAATAGAATTCAACGGTTGGTAAAGGATGGTCCTTTAAGTAATTTAAAGGTGGAATCATTGCCTGTATGTGAATCCTGTTTGGAAGGTAAGATGACTAAGAGATCTTTTAAATCTAAAGGACATAGAGCCAATGAAGTTTTGGAATTAGTGCACACTGATGTATGTGGACCAATTAGTGTACAAGCTAGAGGAGGATTTGAGTATTTCATCACCTTCACTGATGATTACTGTAGAGGCCTataa